Part of the Mytilus galloprovincialis chromosome 14, xbMytGall1.hap1.1, whole genome shotgun sequence genome is shown below.
tggtgttcccgtttgaatggttttacacttgccATTTTGTGCCCTTTATAGatctttatagcttactgttcggcaggagccaaggctctgtgttaaagaccctactttgacctataatggtttacttttacaaattgtgccttggatgcagagttgtctcattggcattcatatcacatcttcttatatcgatctaaagtaaaatatatatttaaattttctaacaGTTAATTCAAGAGCCAAATATGCAATTAATAAAGCTATGTGCGCCGTAGTGTAATGTAAGTGTCTGTCAATGTTAATCAACTAACAATGGGCAATCATTTTAAAACGTTCGTGTTTATAAGTGATTGAAAATCGTGTATGTTTTGTCAACGTCAACGTCAACAGGAAAGAGGTATTTGGCTTGATCAAGTGGCGGGAAGATAAATGAGAAATATAACTGTAAATTGCATGCAGATTTAATTGTTACGTTCAAGTTCACTCTGCGATGAATCATAATTAGGCAAATTTTGATCAGTCAACTTTTCTGTTGCTTATGGTGGTATGTACAATGTTAAAAGACACGATATGCGTGTGACTCAAAATAAATCATtggaatctaaaaaaaatacaaagtcaaTTGGGTTTTTTAAAACACTTCCAGCAgccaaatgattaagttaatgtAACAAACAAAATCTGATGGAATCGTATAAACTCAAAAAAGAAGCGTGAGTAAACGTCTCCTGCCATTCATGTATCATCCACTATGCTCTTGAAATGCATTCATGCAAAACAACAGCTACTAGTATGAAAAccatcatttttttctatagactGTATGGTATATTGAATATGAATTATGCTGTTTTCACCTTTTTATTCTTTCGTATAAACAAAAGTTATTGGACAGGCTCATCAAATTGTTtgttataagaaataaaacatttctgAAATGCTGCTGCTACTTTCCGAATATGTGGAGCCATGGTGTTGCtggaatataagaaataaaacatttgtttattctACAAAGGATACTTTTAACTATCAGTTATGTTGAGTGGACCTTTCTGTCTTTGTTATTTATTGATCATATAGTACTTaattatttaagtattttttttaaacctcttttatttttcttgttttttactCAGTATGACTGATGGTTTAGTGGCATTGAATGTTCAAATCCTATCTTGTAGACAGATCATAAACAGATGGGTGCAAATGCAATTCAAAATTAAATGCACTTTGAAatataaaagttttcaaatgttttgtatCGAGATCGTCTGATAGAGCACTTGGTTTCTAGCTTCAGGTGTCAGATCATCGAATTTGAAATCCCTAACTGTTCaactattttgtttcattttttttttacagttttctaaatattttaccttaaattAAACTTTTAAGATACTAGGTAAATCatgaattttacattttaatgcaAACTCTGAAATAAGTAGAGTTTGACTCAAATTGGTCTAGATGTATTTCAATTCCACCAAATGTTTTACAACTGTTTTAGTTAGTTGAAGTAAACAATGAAACTAAAAGCACGCTGTTTTGTCAGGGAGGGGTTACTTTTATGTTCTAAAATTTAGTTGgtgaattggtggtctgacatctAAAACTCGTGTCTATTAATTTTTGATGGTTTTCTTTTTCGTTGTACGGAGATGTCTTTTTCGGAGGAGATAAGATCGTGTgcagaaataaaattttaaacttaaatcGGCCAAGACCATTACCACTAGAATATAAACCTACTTTCATAAATTTAAGGCAATATCAGTTTATCAATTCGTGAAAACATTGTATAGATGAAATTAAAATACTTACTTAATGTCTTAGGtaaatttaaattcaattcaCATCTCTTCCCAGTATTTATTATAGAACCAAGTGGAGAACTTTGACAGTAACATAAATAACTCTGGTCTTTGTCCACACATAAGCCGCCATTCAAACAAGGCGAGCTTTGGCATGGGCTGTTGGTCGAAGCTTAGAAATCAAAAATTAATTCatcgttttaattatttttatgcgactgtcatacaagtgggaagtTTTGCAAGCTTTACAACCAGGttaaattcaccattttctagATAAATGCATGAACCAAGTCAATAATATctcagttgttatctattcgttttgtgtttttgagattttgattttgcaatttggtTTGGCACTTTCTGTTTaaaatttccttggagttcggtactTGTGTTAGTTTACTGTTTTAGCTGGTGGTAATAcgtttatctattttttttaatattcaggTATTCATTAAGAAAATATAAGATCTATCGTTTGAGAATGAATTATCAATTCTGCACTTACAGAATACGAAGTAATGTTGCTGATGTAATAGAATAGCCTaaagtttattttatatatcagcATATAATGAAATAATTGCCGAaggttaaacaaaaataaaaggaaacgTAGTATGACTGACAAGGAGACAACATTCCATCAGAGTTCAAATGATATAAATCTAAGCTCTTATAGATAATCTTATGACCTTCGACAAAGAGAAAAACCAAATGGCCCCGACATaataaatgtgaaacaattcaaatgaaaattctAACGGCCTAATCTATAATAGAACAATTTACGAAATGGTACATATCCCAGACAGggacaaatgacaaccactgaactacaggctcctgactttgaaaAAGCTCACAACGATTTGGCGTTAAAATGCTCAATCCTCTcctaatctgttttttttttttttgtttgattttttttatctttatttgtctCTCCTTTGTTGATATACGATATTTGATCATCGATTGACTACTTTCGTTTTAATTTACTACATGTACGTTCCAGTGTtttattaccttagctgtatttggcaacacttttaggaattttggatctcaatgctcttcaactttgtactttattttggctttttattttaacgtttttggattcgagcgtcactgatgagtcttttgtagacgaaacgcgcgtctggtgtatataaataaaattagtcctggtatctatgatgagtttatttaaaaccactgggtcgatgccactgctggtggagatttatttccccgagggtatcacaagctcagtagtcagcacttttttgtgctgacatgaattatcattgatattgttatatttataaactaactgtttacaaaattttgattttttttaaatactaaggcttttctacctcaggcatagattaccttagcttttttggattcgagcgtcactgatgagtcttttgtagacgaaacgcgcgtcttgcgtatacataaaatttagtcctggtttctatgatgagtttatttatatatcagtGATATTCTTTCTTATTGTATGTTACCTTTTTGTGTCACAGTTATAGGCAATTGAGTGTCTGCTGTAGACGGGCTAGTAAACATGGTGGTCGGTGCTATTGTTGCTTTTGTCGTTGTCTTGTCAGTTATCTGGTAATCTTtgtaatataaacaataaaacatgaaATTGTAAGCCTTGGTGATTAAAGGATATTTAAGTATTAGCATAATTTAACAATTAACAccggggtaaagctgatgaccgtaactgcattcacggtcatcccaagatgtcggatgaaaaattaggtcagtttctgtattgtctgttaaagtgtttctatatcattttctttacaaatcatacattgaaacgatgtaaatttataaaagaatcactcggaaatcactaattacttccgagaaatgtgcatgaaacgggaaattcgatttgaaaaaatcgttcagatgaccgtaaatcataatcaaaatattttcaagatgaccgtaacataaaacaaggatgaccgtgattggtaaaaagatgaccgtaacttgtaaaggatgaccgtaatttgtgaagactgactgtaatttatataggacgaccgtaacttttataggttgaccatcaattctaagaaatatccgtattgtattgaaagcttttttgttgagctTGTCGATATCAAGAGgtgctcggttagcggatataaatatgtttcataatttttttttaaactataatataattggccgtattttggatttataacaatgatagtaaattgcatatttctcgtaaataatgaaatatttattgataacgacgttaaaattttaacacaaattgacagcgatacgacgaaaatttaaagaaacatgaatgtgtccctagtacacgaatgcctcatctacactatcattttctatgtttattggacagtgaaaatgggataaaactgtaatttggcattagaattaaaaagatcataccatagggaaaatgtgtactaagtttcaattttatttaacttgaagctggacaaacggacaaacaaacagacgaacagtcgaacgtacgcacagaccagaaaaacataatgccaataaatggagcattaaaaacattaataatacatacgaatatttggtaatcgagtctgtgtatggttccagagggcagattaaaatcttaatttgtcttgaaatatgcaggcggaaacacttttgaaatagaacaaaagaatcgaagctctttgtttatcgagaaagcgataaatgtttactgtaatgtttggtatagtatcaaaattttaaaaagttaatagaaacaaataaaacgacaattttcttctcaattacgaagtgttttactttaaaaacaccatttgcataagttttcaatgtatctattacataataatgcaaaacaataagatatctagtcgacgacatgggtatctataagttggatgtagaaaatgcataatctccgatttttttttaccacggacggagaacatatcaatcttttagttcagaaatattcgtgtctgccctttcattatgtgaatcaagaaaaattcccaaaaataggtaacgattgtatcgaaaagagaaaatcgagtgcacctttttatgttagggcatgtttggggtgtatattttgtctttaaaacgtacaaagcaagagtatttgatatagcatctcgcttcagattctatcatttttatatatcaaagctacaggttgacttttataacgtaaaaaaaatgacagtacgaaaagatgaaatatatgggtcaagtgaaatacctgtctaatgaatcacaaaaacagaatagGTGTGTTcgaattgctatttttttctaaaagtacttgacgacagtcttttaatttggatgatgaaaatggatatcttcgaaaaaatatgattttcttgtgtgtgataactagggtttataatcttcagcCACTGAAAatgtctgcccttccacgaaatatttaattagaatttttttaaatgcttaagaattttcgaaaattccacctgacatccaaacagacaatattttttaagtttaatcaatgcagacaagattattaactgatgctcattagctagtagatacatttgtcttttaaaatataactgacatataacgatcgatcgtaatggtgctatgtgggtaaatttatcagttttcaagagcaaaattggcagagagTCATCCCTACAgtggcttccatttttacgattgtgagcatgaactggcgtaatagggagataattttgaagaagtagaatcctgactatatgaataacatttctgtatatatacaaataaccAACAACGTTCCCCCTTGTGATACGCTATTCgtacaagactattttaaggcagcaaccatttgattttctggggggggctatggttttttttggaaaaaaaagtttgtttccagtttttggagaaaaaaaatatttgtttttgattctgagaaaaaaaaattgtttgtttcacccccagctgccactatatgtaaccctaaaattgaaagaaaaaaattgttttcgacttgtcgcgaaaaaaatagattgtttttcgccgcaggcgaaaaaaaaagtttgtacagaaaaaaaaaccatagccccccctagaaaatcaaatggttgctgcctaaggatctcctttgctggagctcaccttcactagtttagtcgtatgatattttcaaaatatttctgttattttatttgcacgacaaaatggaagacgatataatatcaattgatgtacatgcattggcatttttaaaaatgtgtatttattatatgtcattaacaGGAATcccagaagaaaaaaaatcttttgtcgagcagttgcatggaggctgtgcaccgcattttttcattatacttgtaaagtgtcattttatcgcgcttttgtaagCATGTTTTCCCTacctgttcatttgcatgtctttttgaaaattcattaaaaaaaaaataaaccctctactgtaaaaaagatacatatggtaatctttgcatttgaagcatgtcttattttcttctacctataggataatactctcatattaatatgtttataccaacacgattaatcatttgatacacaAAGGTAGTTATATAAacacggatatttcttagaattgagggtcatcctttaaaagttacggtcatcatttacaaattacggtcatcttaaaagcaattacggtcacccttgttatgaatcactgattctgttacggtcatctcgattgtgatttacggtcatctgagcgattttttcaaatcgaatttcccatttcatgcacatttctcggaagtaattagtgatttccgagtgattcttttataaatttacatcgtttcaatgtatgatttgtaaagaaaatgatatagaaacactttaacagacaatatagaaactgacctaatttttcatccgacatcttgggatgaccgtgaatgcagttacggtcatcagctttaccccagtgaattaAACAAAAAAGACGTATGCATTTGTTTTGGTCACCTCTAAATTTACATGTTAGGTCATATGTTTTTGTATGAAAGTGCCAAAAATTTCAGGCAGattatttcattttgataaattaacTCATTAGAAAAGAATTTGAAAGTTTGTTTATAATTCGAGTAATCCATTCAGCTCATGATAGTTATAGTTTCTTGTAAATGTTTTGCTCGTTAAATAGTAACACAATTCAAAGTTGTAAAAGTTTATCTACATGTAAGGTTGTGgtagtttacttttttttaatcaaagtttTCGTCAGAAGACGCGAAAAAGggtgtatttgttttttatatgatatatgtaTACTTGGTGTTTGTTTCAaaatgtttgttgtttgtttgttcgcAGATTGAGTAGAAGCGTTTGGTATTGTTGTCTGGCTTTGATGTTGGGTATCTCAAAGAAATATCATTCATTTTAAAACTTAAGTTTGATCAAAACTGTACGTAATTCGTGTTCATAATTAACGCTATGAATCTATATAATATAGAAACATGTACCTCAATGAAACAAATTGCACCATGTAATAACATTGCAGAAATGATTATTTAGGTAAAGTGAAGCAGAAAATAGATTTGGACACATTCatgatttaatttataaaaaaaagtaaagccTCATCTGACTATATTGAAAAGTAGTTCTTTGAACATATTCGCGATCCATTCGGCAATTCTCggtagatgagggtacggaatcggtcgagttgagacgaatgattCTCGATCAACTGTGACCGAGGATTGAACCGTCTCAGGGACAAGTTTGGAATTCcactgagtgcaaaagttgtcacctgaATTTCCATAAGTAATAAAGTTTTTAATCACTTCATTTTCTAGTATGCTTTTTATGTAAAAGCAGACTTGTTTTCCATAACAAACATTAGGATATATTCAGATATATAAGAAGAATCATACATACTAATTTGGTTATTGGAGCAGAGTAAATCCTTACAAAGTTTGCATGGCTGTCGATCGAAGCAATTACCTGAAATGGTGGATTACTGGTTGCTAGTCTGTATATATAACAGTCACGTCAATACACTGTTAGCATATTGTTATACAAATGAACTTCTTACATGCTAATCTTTCTTAATCTAAATATATGGAAAATCGAGAAATGGTCGAATGGATGTTCCTGCGATAGACACCGTAACAACAGTTGTGTTTATGTTAAATTGTATAGGAGGAAAAACAACTGTTGTTATTGTATAACCGTCTACATTGTGTAACCGTTTGTCAAGAGTTACTTTTAATGTGCATTGATATCCAAACTTTAGTTTCTGTTTGCatatttcttcaacaaaagaGGTGTCATGCATATGGAAATCTTTCCTACCATGTTTTCCTTTTGATCTTATTTTATCAATACTTTGTTTCCAAAAGGTGTAAATTTTGGAACAAACTCTAATATTTTGAGTATCAATTTAATCCAAaagtcttaacttttttttttatttggatacATTTCATATAAATGAAAGTTCTTCTTTGATCTAACTAAGTTGACTTTTTATAAACCCTTTTGAACCAAAATAGTGGTCAATTTAAACTGCCTTTTGAATCGTTGTTTTTTTTAAGGGGAACAAAATTAACAAGATAAAATGCAAACAATTCAAGAATAGAAAAACATTTGCTAAAAAGTTTGGGACTGCAGAAGTTGTGTCCGTCATATAAAGCATAGACAATTCAAACTCCCAAAATTAGCCTGTGTATTATCATGcattttaatgaagattttatacGTTTTCATAACAATATACCTCCACAATCGCATACTCCACATGTAGAATAGCATGCCATCTTCTCAGCGCCTGTCATCATTCCTCCCATTGACGATTTCATCCCTTCCATCATTCCTTTCATCATATCGGTGAAGAAAAATCTTTTGGAAATGCTTTGGTGGtctgtaaatgaaaataacaccttATAAATTTGGTTAGAACCAATCGCTTTTTTATGTAATTAccttaaagctaggttcacactgccgatcagatcaactcgatcaagcccgatcaagacaaattacgtgatcgggagactggtctaaCTCAATCGACAAGGATGTTTGGGATAGTCTACCCtactcgtcatcgatctgaccatctacccgagagtttttgacatgtcaaaaacaattgagtaaggaccgagaagcaagtcactcgagaagagatcgggaattcgtcgagtagcggtcgaatggATAGGGAAAGGATCATGCAGAGATCGAGATTGGTCGGAATACAACATAATttccgatcagtactcgatcatttcgacctttgctcgactaagATAATCTCTCGGGTAGatggtcagatcgatgacgagtagggtagactatcccgaacatccTTGTcaattgagtcagaccagtcttccgatcacgtaatttgtcttgatcgggcttgatcgagttgatctgatcggcagtgtgaacctagctttaccAGGCAAGCTTAAATCTATACAttctttgttcgggttgttgtctctttggcatattccccattaccattctcaattttatttgaaacagaAAGCCATGGATATATATAAAAACACGTTGAAAGTTCctgagctatatgacaaaaagttACCTAAAACGAATAGCTAAGCAAAGTGTTTGTATAAAAAAG
Proteins encoded:
- the LOC143059668 gene encoding uncharacterized protein LOC143059668, which codes for MNIIALSVLSLFVTLSKAYDCVCPTEGPLHVYTIHYTKDMTQIVTTTKDCLRIEASYTGGYSVVIKGEIGFVLRGGNQINKDCTSETMKDHQSISKRFFFTDMMKGMMEGMKSSMGGMMTGAEKMACYSTCGVCDCGGNCFDRQPCKLCKDLLCSNNQINYQITDKTTTKATIAPTTMFTSPSTADTQLPITVTQKASTNSPCQSSPCLNGGLCVDKDQSYLCYCQSSPLGSIINTGKRCELNLNLPKTLTTPWLHIFGK